In one window of Candidatus Deferrimicrobiaceae bacterium DNA:
- a CDS encoding thiamine pyrophosphate-dependent enzyme, whose amino-acid sequence MADFLLGNDLIALAAVHAGAHSAYSYPGTPASEILGAFRRFAPDRFAQWSVNEKVALELSTAEAISGRSVLCAMKQVGLNVAADPLFSVAYTGVAGALVLVSADDPGPHSSQTEQDSRLYALSARIPVFDPANPRDAWALTLRAFALSAREKIPVLLRPVMRVCHSRQDFDVPAAAAPAPVPAAFVRDPERWAATPRFRSVLHERLLAKLSAIAADAWRDDGFAPKHDLAVVASGYPYAVLRDVLAAHPLPVDLVKVDMPFPLSGEFAARHLAGYRRLLVAEETFPVIEDQLRDRGKVSGKHDGAMPARGELTFDILSERLHAFAGKPAPKAARAELPAPPPPAKPRLCAGCGHRPAFYAIRKSAPDGIFPGDIGCYTLGVNLGAVDSCICMGASITFAEAMKRANPDRPVIATIGDSTFFHTGLPGLLNARLSGAPVVLCILDNGTTAMTGFQPVPHMAGAGITIEAAVRGLGIDFVRAADPYDVQGAVALLKEALAHAEEASHPAVVIFRRGCVARERPAPRTAPVRVTGACRNCRICYERFECPALSEDPALGRAVVDRRLCIDCGVCVDICPFGAIAAGEDAP is encoded by the coding sequence ATGGCAGACTTTCTCTTGGGGAACGACCTCATCGCCCTCGCCGCGGTTCACGCCGGGGCCCATTCCGCCTATTCCTACCCGGGCACGCCCGCGAGCGAGATCCTCGGCGCCTTCCGCCGCTTCGCCCCCGACCGGTTCGCCCAGTGGTCCGTCAACGAGAAGGTCGCGCTCGAGCTGTCTACCGCCGAGGCAATCTCTGGCCGCAGCGTCCTGTGCGCGATGAAGCAGGTGGGGCTCAACGTCGCCGCCGACCCGCTCTTCAGCGTGGCCTACACCGGCGTCGCGGGCGCGCTCGTCCTCGTCTCCGCCGACGATCCGGGACCCCACAGCTCGCAGACCGAGCAGGACAGCCGCCTCTACGCCCTTTCCGCCCGCATCCCCGTCTTCGACCCGGCTAACCCGCGCGACGCCTGGGCGCTGACGCTGCGCGCCTTCGCGCTCTCGGCCCGGGAGAAGATCCCCGTGCTCCTGCGCCCCGTCATGCGCGTCTGCCACAGCCGCCAGGATTTCGACGTTCCCGCCGCCGCGGCGCCCGCGCCGGTCCCCGCCGCCTTCGTGCGCGATCCCGAGCGGTGGGCGGCGACGCCGAGGTTCCGCAGCGTCCTCCACGAGCGGCTGCTCGCAAAACTTTCGGCCATCGCCGCCGACGCATGGCGCGACGACGGCTTCGCCCCGAAGCACGACCTCGCCGTCGTCGCCTCGGGATACCCTTATGCCGTCCTGCGCGACGTCCTCGCAGCGCACCCGCTGCCGGTCGACCTGGTCAAGGTCGACATGCCGTTCCCGCTCTCGGGCGAATTCGCCGCGCGCCACCTCGCCGGCTACCGGCGGCTGCTCGTCGCCGAAGAGACGTTCCCGGTGATCGAAGACCAACTTCGCGACAGGGGAAAGGTATCCGGGAAGCACGACGGCGCGATGCCCGCCCGGGGCGAGCTCACCTTCGACATCCTGTCCGAACGGCTCCACGCCTTCGCCGGGAAGCCGGCGCCGAAGGCGGCCCGGGCCGAGCTTCCGGCGCCCCCGCCGCCCGCCAAGCCGCGCCTCTGCGCCGGCTGCGGCCACCGGCCGGCCTTCTACGCCATCCGCAAGAGCGCGCCTGACGGCATCTTCCCCGGCGACATCGGCTGCTACACGCTCGGCGTCAACCTCGGGGCGGTCGACAGCTGCATCTGCATGGGCGCCTCGATCACATTCGCTGAAGCGATGAAGCGGGCGAATCCCGACCGTCCGGTGATCGCGACGATCGGCGACTCCACCTTCTTCCACACCGGGCTCCCCGGGTTGCTCAACGCCCGCCTGTCGGGCGCGCCTGTCGTGCTCTGCATCCTCGACAACGGGACGACCGCGATGACCGGCTTCCAGCCCGTCCCCCACATGGCCGGGGCGGGCATCACGATCGAGGCCGCCGTGCGCGGGCTCGGCATCGATTTCGTCCGCGCGGCGGACCCGTACGACGTCCAGGGCGCAGTCGCGCTGCTGAAGGAAGCGCTCGCCCACGCGGAGGAAGCTTCCCATCCGGCCGTCGTGATCTTCCGGCGCGGCTGTGTGGCCCGCGAGCGGCCCGCCCCCCGCACCGCCCCCGTCCGCGTTACCGGAGCGTGCCGGAACTGCCGCATCTGCTACGAGCGGTTCGAGTGCCCCGCCCTTTCGGAGGATCCGGCCCTCGGCCGCGCCGTCGTCGATCGGCGGCTTTGCATCGACTGCGGGGTCTGCGTCGACATCTGCCCCTTCGGGGCGATCGCCGCCGGGGAGGACGCGCCATGA
- a CDS encoding 2-oxoacid:acceptor oxidoreductase family protein gives MKTLTGILCGRGGQGIVTLNHLLGNLAARLGHRVISAETHGMAMRGGSVATFLKIGPFESPSIALGSADFVLSTDAGEALRNGSFLAPGGLCLVDDAEPVALPPQYASRSIDAASLAAERFGNPVLAGQILLGRLFAAFPVLFPPEQLLPLLSGDRKINADAIRVGLEMKD, from the coding sequence ATGAAGACGTTGACCGGGATCCTGTGCGGCCGGGGCGGACAGGGAATCGTCACGCTGAACCACCTGCTGGGAAACCTCGCCGCCCGGCTGGGGCATCGGGTCATCTCCGCCGAGACGCACGGGATGGCCATGCGCGGCGGCAGCGTCGCCACCTTCCTCAAGATCGGCCCCTTCGAATCGCCCTCCATCGCGCTCGGCAGCGCCGATTTCGTCCTCTCGACCGACGCCGGCGAGGCGCTGCGCAACGGCTCGTTCCTGGCGCCCGGCGGACTTTGCCTCGTCGACGACGCCGAGCCCGTCGCGCTGCCCCCGCAATATGCGTCCCGTTCGATCGACGCCGCCTCGCTGGCCGCCGAACGCTTCGGCAATCCGGTCCTCGCCGGCCAGATCCTGCTGGGCCGCCTGTTCGCCGCCTTTCCCGTGCTCTTCCCTCCGGAGCAGCTCCTCCCGCTCCTGTCGGGCGACCGGAAAATCAACGCCGACGCCATCCGGGTCGGCCTCGAAATGAAGGACTGA
- a CDS encoding AMP-binding protein has product MTDTLSALPPGLTDAQLEGLNRSLHRIVRHNDFYARAMRIEGEIRSYEDFVRRPFMTKEILQKGYPFSFACADRKDFARMHMSSGTTGTPVLNPMTRHDVDQWRETMGRCFTTATLTSEDTIQITPSFGLFNGGFGFHYGAESIRAFTIPIGAGRSHLQLRFMEELGTTALGAIASYPLRLMEIAREEGFDFRKRTQLRVGIIGAEVWSDSMRKRIEDVMGIETFDVIGMTETGGVGLGIDCVQHDGIHVWDDHYIVEIIDPESGDVVPDGVEGEMVLTTLTREGLPLVRYRTRDVTRIVSRGPCPCGLSTVKVARIKGRNDDMLKVKGVNFYPSQLEAILMSFTELSTEYQIVLEEKHGKGIVTLIAETLSGIDEEVETRIHTRLRDFLGFRVTLQFVPFGTLPRSDGKAQRVVDRRGPSGK; this is encoded by the coding sequence ATGACCGATACCCTTTCCGCCCTGCCTCCGGGCCTCACCGACGCCCAGCTCGAAGGGCTCAACCGATCGCTCCACCGCATCGTCCGCCACAACGACTTCTACGCCCGCGCCATGCGGATCGAGGGCGAGATCCGCAGCTACGAGGATTTCGTCCGGCGCCCGTTCATGACCAAGGAGATCCTGCAGAAGGGCTACCCCTTTTCGTTCGCCTGCGCCGACCGGAAGGACTTCGCCCGGATGCACATGAGCAGCGGCACGACGGGCACCCCCGTGCTCAACCCGATGACCCGCCACGACGTCGACCAGTGGCGCGAGACGATGGGGCGCTGCTTCACGACCGCGACGTTGACCTCCGAGGACACGATCCAGATCACGCCCTCCTTCGGCCTGTTCAACGGCGGCTTCGGCTTCCACTACGGCGCCGAATCGATCCGCGCCTTCACCATCCCGATCGGGGCGGGCCGCAGCCACCTCCAGCTCCGCTTCATGGAGGAGCTCGGGACGACCGCGCTGGGCGCCATCGCCTCCTACCCGCTTCGCCTCATGGAGATCGCCCGGGAAGAAGGATTCGACTTCCGGAAAAGGACGCAGCTCCGCGTCGGCATCATCGGCGCCGAAGTGTGGTCCGACAGCATGCGGAAACGGATCGAGGATGTGATGGGGATCGAGACGTTCGACGTCATCGGGATGACCGAGACGGGCGGCGTGGGGCTGGGGATCGACTGCGTGCAGCACGACGGGATCCACGTCTGGGACGACCACTACATCGTCGAGATCATCGACCCGGAGAGCGGCGACGTCGTGCCCGACGGCGTCGAGGGCGAGATGGTGCTGACGACGCTCACCCGGGAAGGACTGCCGCTGGTCCGCTACCGGACGCGCGACGTCACCCGGATCGTCTCCCGAGGGCCTTGCCCTTGCGGCCTATCGACCGTCAAAGTCGCCCGGATCAAGGGGCGCAACGACGACATGCTGAAGGTCAAGGGCGTCAACTTCTACCCCTCCCAGCTCGAGGCCATCCTGATGTCGTTTACGGAGCTCTCGACCGAGTACCAGATCGTACTCGAGGAGAAGCACGGCAAGGGTATCGTCACGCTGATCGCCGAGACGCTCTCGGGCATCGACGAGGAAGTCGAGACCCGCATCCACACGCGGCTACGCGATTTCCTCGGCTTCCGGGTGACGCTTCAGTTCGTCCCGTTCGGCACGCTTCCCCGGTCCGACGGCAAGGCGCAGCGCGTCGTCGACCGGCGGGGCCCTTCCGGGAAGTAA
- the nifA gene encoding nif-specific transcriptional activator NifA, with product MSASPNNHTRSPRDVEQQLLELTTLHEISKVLTESLDLQVTCSRVLKLLSQLLGMERGTFLMREPESGKLSIVAAQGLAPEEIARGRYAVGEGIVGRVVATGSPIVIPAIGDEPLFLDRTGARAKLIDRGSITFLCVPVKVGGEVVGVLSADRLFEDRVPFDRDLRFLTIVAGSIAQAVRINEMVREEKQRLLDENLSLKSELKGRYRFDNIVGVSDRMQAVFGQVDRVSKSNATVILRGESGTGKEMIAGLIHYNSGRAQGPFIKLNCAALPETLLETELFGHARGAFTGAVGEKRGRFELANGGTLFLDEVGDLPLSFQIKLLRVLQERQFERIGGTETISVDVRLITATNRVLEEAVRAGQFREDLYYRLNVIPIFLPPLRERPEDVPPLIEFYLARFNQENGKAVRLSRAVYDRLLRYPWPGNIRELQHAIEHLVVMAAGNEAGEAELPLSILNGPGYAAQPVAGAGFPMPAFGPGPLPAPGAPVPAANPLGLSALELSEKEMIEEAVAKAEGNRSKAARALGITPRQIGYRMRKFGIPG from the coding sequence ATGAGCGCGTCTCCGAACAACCATACGCGGTCGCCGCGCGACGTCGAACAGCAGCTGCTCGAGCTGACGACGCTCCACGAGATCAGCAAGGTGCTGACCGAGTCGCTCGACCTGCAGGTCACCTGCTCCCGGGTGCTCAAGTTATTGTCGCAACTCCTGGGCATGGAGCGCGGCACTTTCCTGATGCGTGAGCCCGAGAGCGGGAAGCTGTCGATCGTCGCGGCGCAGGGACTGGCGCCCGAGGAGATCGCCCGCGGCCGCTACGCCGTCGGGGAGGGGATCGTCGGCCGCGTCGTGGCCACCGGGAGCCCGATCGTCATTCCCGCCATCGGCGACGAGCCGCTGTTCCTGGACCGGACAGGCGCGCGGGCCAAACTGATCGACCGCGGATCGATCACCTTCCTCTGCGTGCCCGTCAAGGTGGGCGGTGAGGTGGTCGGCGTCCTCTCCGCGGACCGGCTCTTCGAGGACCGCGTCCCGTTCGACCGGGACCTCAGGTTCCTGACAATCGTCGCCGGCAGCATCGCGCAGGCGGTCCGCATCAACGAGATGGTGCGCGAAGAGAAGCAGCGGCTGCTCGACGAGAACCTTTCCCTCAAGTCGGAGCTGAAAGGGCGCTACCGGTTCGACAACATCGTCGGCGTAAGCGACCGGATGCAGGCCGTCTTCGGCCAGGTGGACCGGGTCAGCAAGAGCAACGCGACCGTGATCCTGCGGGGGGAAAGCGGGACAGGCAAGGAGATGATCGCGGGGCTCATCCACTACAACAGCGGGCGTGCGCAGGGGCCGTTCATCAAGCTCAACTGCGCGGCGCTCCCGGAGACGCTGCTCGAGACCGAGCTGTTCGGGCACGCCCGCGGCGCGTTCACCGGGGCGGTGGGCGAGAAGCGCGGGCGGTTCGAGCTGGCGAACGGCGGCACCCTCTTCCTCGACGAGGTGGGCGACCTGCCGCTCTCCTTCCAGATCAAGCTGCTGCGCGTGCTCCAGGAGCGGCAGTTCGAGCGGATTGGCGGGACGGAGACGATCTCGGTCGACGTCCGCCTCATCACCGCGACGAACCGGGTATTGGAAGAAGCGGTGCGCGCCGGGCAATTCCGCGAGGATCTCTACTACCGGCTGAACGTGATCCCGATTTTTTTGCCCCCGCTGCGGGAGCGTCCCGAGGATGTCCCGCCGCTGATCGAGTTCTACCTCGCCCGCTTCAACCAGGAGAACGGGAAGGCGGTGCGGCTGTCGCGCGCCGTCTATGACCGGCTTCTGCGCTACCCGTGGCCGGGCAACATCCGGGAGCTGCAGCACGCGATCGAGCATCTGGTCGTCATGGCGGCGGGAAACGAGGCGGGGGAGGCCGAGCTGCCGCTGTCCATCCTGAACGGGCCCGGCTATGCCGCGCAACCCGTGGCGGGCGCCGGATTCCCCATGCCGGCGTTCGGCCCCGGCCCGCTGCCCGCTCCGGGCGCCCCCGTCCCTGCGGCGAATCCGCTGGGACTCTCGGCGCTCGAGCTTTCGGAAAAGGAGATGATCGAAGAGGCGGTCGCGAAGGCGGAGGGAAACCGGTCGAAGGCCGCGCGCGCGCTGGGCATCACGCCGCGCCAGATCGGCTACCGGATGCGGAAGTTCGGGATTCCGGGCTAG
- the draG gene encoding ADP-ribosyl-[dinitrogen reductase] hydrolase: MSLSERDEGRRVVPAGPEGMIDRAVASFLGVAIGDALGATTEFMTPAEIRERHGVHDRIVGGGWLRLKPGAITDDTEMSLCIARAVLEKGGFDLQAIAGRFATWLRGNPPDVGATCRKGIRDFMLKGWTEMPFNEWDAGNGALMRMTPAALLSFGDDALLEQAVIAQAHLTHNHPLSDAACLCAGRMVHLALRGEGRSRLQREAEALVAAHPKFDFSRYSGEASGYVVHTMQTVFHFFFSTRAFEDCLTGVVNQGGDADTTGAIAGMIAGAYYGTQGIPDRWRKALDPLVRAEVEDSAARLFRMSPGLREATLR; the protein is encoded by the coding sequence ATGTCATTGTCCGAACGGGATGAGGGTCGGCGGGTCGTTCCCGCCGGGCCGGAAGGCATGATCGATCGCGCCGTCGCGTCGTTCCTCGGCGTGGCGATCGGCGACGCGCTCGGCGCGACGACCGAGTTCATGACGCCCGCGGAGATTCGCGAGAGGCATGGCGTCCACGACCGGATCGTCGGGGGCGGCTGGCTGCGGCTCAAGCCGGGAGCGATCACCGACGACACGGAGATGTCGCTTTGCATCGCGCGGGCGGTGCTGGAAAAGGGAGGGTTCGACCTGCAGGCAATCGCCGGGCGGTTCGCGACGTGGCTGCGGGGCAACCCGCCGGACGTCGGCGCCACCTGCCGGAAGGGAATCCGCGACTTCATGCTCAAGGGCTGGACGGAGATGCCGTTCAACGAATGGGACGCGGGCAACGGGGCATTGATGCGGATGACGCCGGCCGCGCTGCTTTCGTTCGGCGACGATGCGCTGCTCGAACAGGCCGTGATCGCGCAGGCGCACCTGACGCATAACCACCCGCTTTCCGACGCCGCCTGCCTCTGCGCCGGCCGGATGGTGCACCTCGCTCTTCGGGGGGAAGGGCGGAGCCGGTTGCAGCGGGAGGCGGAGGCACTCGTCGCCGCGCATCCGAAGTTCGACTTCTCGCGCTATTCGGGCGAAGCCAGCGGATACGTCGTCCATACGATGCAAACCGTCTTCCATTTCTTCTTTTCGACGCGGGCGTTCGAGGATTGCCTGACGGGGGTCGTGAACCAGGGGGGCGACGCCGACACGACGGGGGCGATCGCGGGGATGATCGCCGGCGCTTATTACGGGACGCAGGGGATCCCGGACCGCTGGCGAAAGGCGCTCGACCCGTTGGTACGTGCCGAGGTCGAGGACAGCGCTGCCCGGCTATTCCGGATGTCGCCCGGGCTCCGCGAGGCGACCTTGCGATGA
- a CDS encoding NAD(+)--dinitrogen-reductase ADP-D-ribosyltransferase has product MQPLTMNLCNLPPWVIAAPEFNANPKPIEIQGVRRAHRFLFERLATMPDPQARAKAFLDHMDVAFQLHQWEQETSALGRKSLKNSYLRFLRGWMFDANSLEGAVLKGWVESRIGIPPTFHKEAVGDVHSATYAAYLADRMRGSARTSAIQAQFDLLYEFVQEELRRREEPPVCILFRGIHDFSEHRVLDKGERHRMRLRLNNLNSFTPDFERAFEFGTKVLEVQVPSCKVFFRADLLPGALLKGEEEVMVIGGDFDVIVRTG; this is encoded by the coding sequence TTGCAGCCGCTGACGATGAACCTGTGCAACCTGCCTCCCTGGGTGATCGCCGCTCCGGAGTTCAACGCGAACCCGAAGCCGATCGAGATCCAGGGGGTGCGGCGCGCCCACCGCTTCCTTTTCGAGCGGCTCGCGACGATGCCGGACCCGCAGGCGCGGGCGAAGGCGTTCCTCGACCACATGGACGTCGCGTTCCAGCTTCACCAGTGGGAGCAAGAGACGTCCGCCCTCGGGCGGAAAAGCCTGAAGAACAGCTACCTGCGCTTCCTGCGCGGCTGGATGTTCGACGCGAATTCGCTGGAGGGCGCGGTGCTCAAGGGGTGGGTCGAGAGCCGGATCGGCATCCCGCCCACATTCCACAAGGAAGCGGTCGGGGACGTCCACTCCGCGACGTACGCGGCCTACCTCGCCGACCGGATGCGCGGCAGCGCCCGGACGAGCGCGATCCAGGCGCAGTTCGACCTGCTCTACGAGTTCGTCCAGGAGGAGCTGCGGCGGCGGGAGGAGCCCCCCGTCTGCATCCTGTTCCGGGGGATCCACGATTTCTCGGAGCATCGCGTCCTCGATAAAGGAGAACGGCACCGAATGCGTCTCCGGCTCAACAACCTCAACTCGTTCACCCCGGATTTCGAGCGGGCGTTCGAGTTCGGCACGAAGGTGCTCGAGGTTCAGGTTCCGTCGTGCAAGGTGTTCTTCCGCGCCGACCTGCTGCCGGGGGCGCTCCTGAAAGGCGAGGAAGAAGTCATGGTGATCGGAGGGGATTTCGATGTCATTGTCCGAACGGGATGA
- the nifH gene encoding nitrogenase iron protein produces MRQIAIYGKGGIGKSTTTQNTVAGLASLGLKVMIVGCDPKADSTRLILHAKAQSTVMDLVRERGTVEDLEVDDVLKVGYGGIRCVESGGPEPGVGCAGRGVITAINFLEENGAYVPDLDFVFYDVLGDVVCGGFAMPIREGKAEEIYIVCSGEMMAMYAANNIAKGILKYATSGKVRLAGLICNARKTDKEFELVDALAKKLGTQMIHFVPRDNQVQRAEMRRMTVIEYSPEHPQAQEYRELARKISENKMLVIPTPLSMDELEELLMEFGVMEAEDETIVGVAEAATAAK; encoded by the coding sequence ATGAGGCAGATCGCGATCTACGGCAAAGGCGGCATCGGCAAATCCACCACCACCCAGAACACCGTCGCGGGTCTCGCGTCGCTCGGCTTGAAGGTGATGATCGTCGGCTGCGACCCGAAGGCCGACTCGACCCGGCTCATCCTGCACGCCAAGGCGCAGAGCACCGTCATGGATCTCGTGCGCGAGCGCGGCACCGTCGAGGACCTCGAGGTCGACGACGTCCTGAAGGTCGGCTACGGCGGCATCCGCTGCGTCGAGTCGGGCGGCCCGGAACCCGGCGTCGGATGCGCCGGCCGCGGCGTCATCACGGCCATCAACTTCCTCGAGGAGAACGGCGCCTACGTCCCCGACCTCGACTTTGTCTTCTACGACGTCCTGGGCGACGTCGTCTGCGGCGGCTTCGCCATGCCGATCCGCGAAGGCAAGGCCGAGGAGATCTACATCGTCTGTTCCGGCGAGATGATGGCCATGTACGCCGCCAACAACATCGCCAAGGGCATCCTCAAGTACGCCACCTCCGGCAAGGTCCGCCTGGCCGGCCTCATCTGCAACGCGCGAAAGACCGACAAGGAGTTCGAGCTGGTCGATGCCCTCGCCAAGAAGCTCGGCACTCAGATGATCCACTTCGTTCCCCGCGACAACCAGGTCCAACGAGCCGAGATGCGCCGGATGACCGTCATCGAGTACTCCCCCGAGCACCCCCAGGCGCAGGAGTACCGGGAGCTCGCCCGGAAGATCAGCGAGAACAAGATGCTGGTCATCCCGACGCCATTGTCGATGGACGAGCTGGAGGAACTTCTCATGGAGTTCGGCGTCATGGAGGCCGAAGACGAAACGATCGTCGGCGTTGCCGAAGCGGCCACCGCCGCGAAATGA
- the nifD gene encoding nitrogenase molybdenum-iron protein alpha chain gives MSEIKKVEGITKESTQEMIDEVLSIYPEKARKKRAPHLAPNDPTSCSSCVKSNRKTVPGVMSARGCAYAGAKGVVWGPIRDMVHVSHGPVGCGWYSWGTRRNLMSGINGVTNFAMQFTSDFQEKDIVYGGDKKLKTLLSEAHELFPLAKGISVLSECPVGLIGDDINSVAKASSKELDLPIIPCNCEGFRGVSQSLGHHISNDTIRDYIIETREFAEPATPYDIALIGDYNIGGDVWSVKPLLEEIGLNVKATWTGDGEMERIAATHQVKLNIIHCYRSMNYMCKVMEEKYGIPWIELNFFGPTKIKSSLRALAERFDDRIKENVEKAIAKYDPMMQAVIDEYRPRLEGKTVMLYVGGLRPRHTVNAYEDLGMTVVGSGYEFAHGDDYERTSPEMPEATVIYDDASELELEHFVETLKPSLIGSGIKEKYLFQKMGIPFRQMHSWDYSGPYHAYNGFPIFARDVDMAVNSPTWSLVKSPF, from the coding sequence ATGTCGGAAATAAAGAAGGTCGAAGGCATCACGAAGGAATCGACGCAGGAAATGATCGACGAAGTGCTTTCGATCTACCCCGAAAAAGCGCGCAAGAAGCGGGCGCCGCACCTGGCCCCCAACGATCCGACGAGCTGCAGCTCGTGCGTCAAGTCCAACCGGAAGACCGTTCCCGGCGTGATGAGCGCCCGCGGCTGCGCCTATGCCGGCGCCAAGGGCGTCGTGTGGGGCCCCATCCGCGACATGGTCCACGTCTCCCACGGGCCGGTCGGCTGCGGCTGGTACTCCTGGGGCACCCGCCGAAACCTGATGAGCGGGATCAACGGCGTCACGAACTTCGCGATGCAGTTCACCTCCGACTTCCAGGAAAAGGACATCGTCTACGGAGGCGACAAGAAGCTGAAGACGCTGCTTTCCGAAGCGCACGAGCTGTTCCCGCTGGCCAAGGGGATTTCGGTCCTCTCCGAGTGCCCGGTCGGCCTGATCGGCGACGACATCAACTCGGTCGCGAAAGCGTCGAGCAAGGAGCTCGACCTTCCAATCATCCCGTGCAACTGCGAAGGGTTCCGCGGCGTGTCCCAGTCGCTCGGCCACCACATCTCCAACGACACCATCCGCGACTACATCATCGAGACGCGCGAATTCGCCGAACCCGCGACGCCTTACGACATCGCCCTGATCGGCGATTACAACATCGGCGGCGACGTCTGGTCGGTGAAGCCGCTGCTCGAAGAGATCGGCCTCAACGTCAAGGCGACCTGGACCGGCGACGGCGAGATGGAGCGGATCGCGGCCACCCACCAGGTGAAGCTCAACATCATCCACTGCTACCGGTCGATGAACTACATGTGCAAGGTCATGGAAGAGAAGTACGGCATCCCCTGGATCGAGCTCAACTTCTTCGGGCCGACCAAGATCAAAAGCAGCCTGCGGGCGCTCGCGGAACGGTTCGACGACCGCATCAAGGAGAACGTCGAGAAGGCGATCGCGAAGTACGACCCGATGATGCAGGCGGTGATCGACGAGTATCGCCCCCGGCTGGAAGGCAAGACCGTGATGCTTTACGTCGGCGGCCTTCGCCCCCGCCACACGGTGAACGCCTACGAGGATCTCGGGATGACGGTCGTCGGTTCCGGCTACGAGTTCGCCCACGGCGACGACTACGAGCGGACCTCGCCCGAAATGCCCGAGGCCACCGTGATCTACGACGACGCCTCCGAGCTCGAGCTCGAGCACTTCGTGGAAACGCTCAAGCCCTCGCTGATCGGAAGCGGGATCAAGGAAAAGTACCTGTTCCAGAAGATGGGGATCCCGTTCCGGCAGATGCACAGCTGGGACTACTCGGGGCCGTACCACGCCTACAACGGCTTCCCGATCTTCGCCCGCGACGTCGACATGGCGGTGAACAGCCCGACCTGGTCGCTCGTCAAGTCACCGTTCTGA
- the nifK gene encoding nitrogenase molybdenum-iron protein subunit beta: MANNLGLEVKPVTEYTDEEISRVSAWINTEEYKEKNFARQALVINPAHACQPLGAQLAAHGFEGTLPFVHGSQGCASYYRSTFNRHFREPAPAVSDSMTEDGAVFGGQANLHEGLENALALYKPKMIAVFTSCMPEVIGDDLTAFIKNARNKGTLPEDFPTPYANTPSFSGSHVNGYDAMLSSILQTLTEGKSVEGRCTGKLNFIAGCDFNTGNYREYKRIFKEFGIPYTFLADISETFDSPLDGTYRIYPGGTKLDEAADAINGKATLSVAPYATTKTFGWIKDHFAGKHAVIPTPFGITKTDAFLMKLADLFGKPVPESLKADRGRAVDAVTDAHQYIHGKKFALYGDPDYLVGYVSFLLEMGAEPVHILCSKGSKKLEKELQALLDASPYGKKGKIYINKDLWHLRSLLMTEPVDAMIGDTHGKFAARDAKIPLFRFGFPIFDRVNKPRYPLVGYQGVLNMVTEICNKFIDIKDDTCDERFFEMMR, encoded by the coding sequence ATGGCGAACAACCTGGGACTGGAAGTGAAGCCGGTCACCGAATACACCGACGAGGAAATCTCGCGGGTCTCGGCCTGGATCAATACGGAAGAGTACAAGGAGAAGAACTTCGCCCGTCAGGCGCTGGTGATCAATCCGGCGCATGCCTGCCAACCGCTGGGCGCGCAGCTCGCAGCGCACGGCTTCGAGGGGACGCTGCCCTTCGTCCACGGGTCGCAAGGGTGCGCCTCTTACTACCGGTCGACCTTCAACCGGCACTTCCGCGAGCCGGCGCCTGCGGTCTCCGATTCGATGACCGAGGACGGCGCGGTGTTCGGCGGTCAGGCCAACCTCCACGAGGGGCTGGAAAACGCGCTCGCGCTCTACAAGCCGAAGATGATCGCCGTGTTCACATCCTGCATGCCGGAAGTTATCGGAGACGACCTGACCGCGTTCATCAAGAACGCGCGGAACAAGGGGACCCTGCCGGAGGACTTCCCTACTCCATATGCGAACACGCCCAGCTTCAGCGGTTCCCACGTCAACGGCTACGACGCGATGCTGTCGTCGATCCTGCAGACGCTCACGGAAGGCAAGTCGGTCGAGGGGCGCTGCACCGGCAAGCTCAACTTCATCGCCGGCTGCGACTTCAATACCGGCAATTACCGGGAGTACAAGCGGATCTTCAAGGAGTTCGGGATTCCGTATACCTTCCTGGCCGACATCTCGGAGACGTTCGACTCTCCCCTGGACGGCACCTACCGGATCTATCCCGGCGGGACAAAGCTCGACGAGGCCGCCGATGCGATCAACGGCAAGGCGACCCTTTCCGTCGCGCCGTACGCGACGACGAAGACGTTCGGGTGGATCAAGGATCACTTCGCGGGGAAGCACGCCGTCATCCCGACGCCGTTCGGCATCACCAAGACCGACGCGTTTCTCATGAAGCTGGCCGATCTGTTCGGCAAGCCGGTTCCCGAATCGCTCAAGGCCGACCGCGGCCGGGCGGTCGACGCGGTGACCGACGCGCACCAATACATCCATGGGAAGAAGTTCGCGCTTTACGGCGATCCCGACTACCTCGTCGGCTACGTCTCGTTCCTCCTCGAGATGGGCGCGGAACCGGTACACATCCTGTGCAGCAAGGGGAGCAAGAAACTCGAGAAGGAGCTCCAGGCGCTGCTCGACGCCTCCCCGTACGGGAAGAAGGGAAAGATCTACATCAACAAGGACCTGTGGCACCTGCGCAGCCTGCTGATGACGGAACCGGTCGACGCGATGATCGGCGACACGCACGGCAAGTTCGCCGCCCGCGACGCGAAGATCCCGCTCTTCCGCTTCGGCTTCCCGATCTTCGATCGCGTCAACAAGCCCCGCTACCCGCTGGTCGGCTATCAGGGCGTCCTGAACATGGTGACGGAGATCTGCAACAAGTTCATCGACATCAAGGACGACACATGCGACGAACGCTTCTTCGAAATGATGCGGTAG